A single region of the Pirellulales bacterium genome encodes:
- a CDS encoding carbon storage regulator gives MLILSRKQGQSIVIAQDIVVNVVDIGRGRVQIGVTAPAHLPIHREEIHRRIREESREQLAVSN, from the coding sequence ATGCTGATTCTATCGCGCAAGCAGGGACAGTCGATTGTGATTGCCCAAGACATTGTGGTGAACGTGGTCGACATTGGCCGTGGCCGGGTGCAAATTGGAGTTACGGCCCCTGCGCATTTGCCGATCCACCGAGAAGAAATTCATCGCCGCATTCGGGAAGAGAGCAGAGAACAATTAGCGGTTAGCAATTAG
- a CDS encoding DUF4440 domain-containing protein → MSARDELLTLNKKLLDAIVAGDWKTYEELCHPQLTCFEPEAHGYLVHGMSFHRFYFDLPNGGGQRNTTMIAPHVVFCGEDAAVVAYVRLTQKLGPDGNPVTTAMQETRVWQRDGGRWRHIHFHRSACPGN, encoded by the coding sequence ATGTCCGCTCGTGACGAATTGCTAACGCTCAATAAAAAACTCCTCGACGCTATCGTGGCGGGCGATTGGAAAACGTACGAGGAACTTTGTCACCCACAACTCACGTGCTTCGAGCCTGAGGCACATGGGTATTTGGTCCACGGCATGTCTTTCCATCGGTTTTATTTCGACTTGCCCAATGGCGGCGGTCAGCGCAACACCACGATGATAGCGCCGCATGTGGTTTTTTGCGGCGAAGATGCGGCCGTCGTGGCTTATGTACGGCTGACGCAGAAACTTGGCCCTGATGGCAATCCCGTCACCACGGCCATGCAGGAAACGCGCGTGTGGCAGCGCGACGGGGGCCGTTGGCGGCACATTCATTTTCACCGCTCGGCATGTCCAGGCAATTAG
- the thyX gene encoding FAD-dependent thymidylate synthase codes for MPNNAAIADELRWKKIPVLDDGFVCLVDVMGDDPAVVQAARVSYGEGTRKVSDDRGLIRYLMRHRHTTPFEMAEIKFLVRVPMDCWRQWIRHRTANVNEYSTRYSLAIDAAQATQPTQWRSQATGNRQGSGTAVSAETGAKLSATEAEFQIHARRMYEERIAAGVAREQARKDLPLSTYTEAYWKIDLHNLLHFLALRMDSHAQEEIRAYSTAMGQQIVQPLFPLVWEAFVDYRLEAMFLTRLDRELIVRLMTRLAATGRARGTAEDFMAVQDSTWIGLNRCRERDECQEKLISLGLLESNA; via the coding sequence ATGCCCAACAACGCCGCCATCGCCGACGAGCTTCGCTGGAAAAAAATCCCGGTGCTAGACGATGGCTTCGTCTGCCTGGTCGACGTCATGGGGGACGATCCGGCCGTCGTTCAAGCGGCCCGTGTAAGTTACGGCGAAGGCACACGCAAAGTTTCCGACGACCGTGGGCTCATTCGTTATCTCATGCGGCACCGGCACACCACGCCGTTCGAAATGGCGGAAATCAAGTTCTTGGTGCGTGTCCCTATGGATTGCTGGCGGCAATGGATTCGCCACCGCACCGCCAACGTAAACGAGTACAGCACTCGCTATTCGCTGGCGATCGACGCCGCCCAGGCCACGCAACCGACGCAGTGGCGCTCGCAGGCCACCGGCAATCGCCAAGGCAGCGGCACAGCCGTCAGCGCCGAAACGGGCGCCAAGCTTTCGGCCACCGAAGCCGAATTTCAAATCCATGCCCGGCGTATGTACGAAGAGCGAATCGCCGCCGGCGTGGCCCGCGAGCAAGCCCGAAAAGATTTGCCACTATCGACTTATACCGAAGCCTATTGGAAAATCGATCTGCACAACCTGCTGCATTTTTTGGCGCTACGGATGGATTCGCACGCCCAGGAAGAAATTCGGGCCTATTCCACGGCCATGGGCCAGCAAATTGTGCAGCCGCTGTTCCCGCTCGTGTGGGAAGCGTTTGTCGATTACCGGCTGGAAGCCATGTTTTTGACGCGGCTGGATCGAGAGTTGATCGTCCGATTGATGACTCGTTTGGCCGCCACCGGCCGCGCGCGCGGAACCGCCGAAGATTTTATGGCCGTCCAAGATTCCACCTGGATCGGACTGAATCGCTGCCGCGAGCGCGACGAATGCCAGGAAAAACTAATTTCGCTCGGGCTGCTGGAAAGTAACGCCTGA
- the murJ gene encoding murein biosynthesis integral membrane protein MurJ, whose protein sequence is MSTGERHPLLTGTVITSVGTLASRVLGLVRDSAIAALFGLAAGGVLDALVIAFRIPNLFRALFGEGALTASYLPVFTQALEENRSSGWQLFRATMKWLALLLSIVTLIVELGIGVWAWLAKDNPHVLLLAGLTAALLPYLILVCLMAITSATLQGLGRFGAPAFAPAALNACWIIGAVCVAPHVSSNPVVQGYALAACILIGGIAQWMVQWPALRAEGFMVKPALHADHKFDSTLVQLRRIRLGMIPTTLALTVTQLNTLSDSVVAWALAAPKNGPHTIAWLGNVAYPMEQGAAAAIYFGERLYQFPLGLIGIAAATVAFPLLAQHAARGDRAALAGDLTLGLRMVLLAAVPSAVGLVVLAQPIARLLFEHGRFTADDSQRAAGMIAVYGAGVWAYCALPVLVRAFYAVGDRITPLRVALGAVGLNLALDFTLIWPLAEKGLAAATAISAALQAGVLTMLFSKFHVPLVWRRLTATTVRSIVASAAMAAVSLLVLHSIPYHAGAWNACLRVVAPIMACVAVYGGVLTMIGRTEWGDLLRRK, encoded by the coding sequence ATGTCAACCGGCGAACGCCATCCTCTGCTGACCGGCACGGTGATTACCAGCGTCGGCACGCTTGCCAGCCGCGTGTTGGGATTGGTGCGCGACAGCGCTATAGCGGCGCTGTTTGGTCTGGCGGCCGGTGGGGTGCTGGATGCCCTGGTAATTGCCTTTCGCATTCCCAATTTGTTTCGGGCGCTGTTTGGTGAAGGCGCGCTCACGGCGAGTTATTTGCCGGTGTTCACGCAGGCTTTAGAAGAAAATCGCTCCAGTGGTTGGCAATTGTTCCGCGCCACGATGAAGTGGCTGGCGTTGCTGTTGTCGATTGTTACGCTCATCGTTGAATTAGGCATTGGCGTTTGGGCATGGTTGGCCAAGGACAATCCACATGTCCTGCTGCTGGCAGGGCTCACGGCGGCCCTGTTGCCCTATTTGATTTTGGTGTGCCTTATGGCGATTACTTCGGCTACATTGCAGGGGCTGGGACGATTTGGGGCACCGGCTTTCGCACCGGCGGCATTGAATGCGTGCTGGATTATCGGCGCGGTCTGCGTCGCTCCGCATGTTTCGAGCAATCCGGTTGTTCAAGGCTACGCACTTGCCGCATGCATTCTCATCGGCGGAATTGCGCAATGGATGGTGCAGTGGCCGGCGCTGCGGGCTGAAGGTTTCATGGTTAAGCCGGCGCTTCACGCCGATCACAAATTCGATTCCACGCTGGTTCAGTTACGGCGAATTCGCCTGGGCATGATTCCCACCACGCTGGCTTTAACCGTCACGCAGCTAAATACGCTCTCCGATAGCGTAGTGGCCTGGGCATTAGCCGCGCCGAAAAACGGGCCACACACCATCGCCTGGCTGGGAAATGTTGCATACCCCATGGAACAGGGCGCCGCAGCAGCGATTTATTTTGGCGAGCGATTGTATCAGTTCCCGCTGGGTTTGATCGGCATCGCCGCGGCGACCGTGGCATTTCCGCTGCTGGCGCAACATGCGGCCCGGGGCGATCGCGCGGCGTTGGCAGGCGATTTAACCCTGGGATTGCGGATGGTGCTGTTGGCTGCGGTACCCAGCGCAGTTGGCCTGGTTGTATTGGCCCAGCCGATTGCCCGATTGCTATTTGAACATGGCCGCTTTACCGCCGACGATTCTCAACGGGCTGCCGGCATGATCGCTGTATACGGCGCCGGCGTGTGGGCTTACTGTGCGCTGCCCGTGTTGGTGCGAGCATTTTATGCCGTGGGCGATCGGATCACGCCGTTGCGCGTGGCATTGGGGGCGGTCGGGTTGAATTTAGCGCTGGACTTCACGCTGATTTGGCCGCTGGCTGAAAAAGGATTGGCCGCTGCGACAGCCATATCTGCGGCGCTACAAGCGGGGGTTTTGACGATGCTATTTTCCAAATTTCACGTGCCGCTTGTCTGGCGAAGACTGACGGCCACTACCGTGCGATCCATCGTTGCGTCCGCGGCAATGGCTGCGGTTAGTCTGCTGGTATTGCACAGCATTCCCTACCATGCCGGCGCGTGGAACGCCTGTCTGCGCGTTGTGGCGCCTATCATGGCCTGTGTTGCAGTTTATGGCGGAGTGTTGACAATGATCGGCCGCACGGAGTGGGGGGATTTGCTCAGGAGAAAATAG
- a CDS encoding ferredoxin gives MPTINFVNEKKEIQVSDGANLRSEALKAGVNLYYGFNGVGQSANKLFNCHGFGLCGTCRVLITQGMQNANPMTVMEKVKFKTPLPTPIPDPLPCLAYIGHEDTMRLACCVKVHGDMTVVTNPPVDLFGENFFS, from the coding sequence ATGCCCACAATCAACTTCGTTAACGAAAAGAAAGAAATCCAAGTTTCCGATGGCGCCAATCTGCGCAGCGAAGCATTGAAGGCCGGCGTCAATTTATACTACGGTTTCAATGGTGTCGGGCAGTCGGCCAACAAACTATTCAACTGCCATGGCTTTGGCTTGTGCGGCACTTGCCGAGTGCTGATTACGCAGGGGATGCAAAACGCGAATCCCATGACCGTGATGGAAAAGGTGAAATTCAAAACGCCGTTGCCCACGCCCATTCCCGATCCGCTGCCGTGTCTGGCATATATTGGCCATGAAGACACCATGCGATTGGCTTGTTGCGTGAAAGTTCACGGCGATATGACCGTGGTCACGAATCCGCCGGTTGACCTGTTCGGTGAGAATTTTTTTAGTTGA